The following DNA comes from Rhodopseudomonas boonkerdii.
GCGTTGCGCGATGGAAAGTTGGCGCCCGATGCCTTGGAGACAAGGCTTGTTTTGGGAAAGATGTATCTCGCTGCATTCTTCACCGACGAGAGGCCGCCGGGATTGCCGCCGCCGATCAGCGCCTTCCGGTTGGCATGTGTGCCCACAGCGCCGACAATTTCGTGACATGGCTCACAATCTCACATTCTCCGCCATGTAGTCGAGAAACGCTCGCACCCGCGCCGGCAGCTGTCCGCCATGGCCGACGAACACGGCATGTATCGGTTCGATGTCGCCGGGGTTGAGATCGTCGAGCACCGGTACGAGACGGCCTGCGGCGATATCCGACTCCACATGAAAGCGCGCCAGCCGCGCGAGGCCCATACCAGCCAGTGCGATCTGATGCATCGCTTCGCCATCGCTGACGAGGGCATTGCCTGACGGCATCACAGTGACGATTTCGCCGCCGCGCAATTTGAAGGGCCAGCCGTCCTTCCATTTGGCAAAGCTGAAATCGAGCAGATTATGCCGCGCCAGATCATCCGGCATTGTGGGCATGCCGTATTCCGCGAGATAGGCGGGTGAGGCGACGATGACCATCCGGCTCTCGCCAAGCTTGCGCGCGAGCAAACGTGACGCGCGCATCAAGCCGACCCGGATTGCGACGTCGGCGCGTTGCTCCAGCAGGTCGACGACAAGATCGGTCAACGTCACATCGACCTTGATGTCCGGATAGAGCCTGGCGAACCCCGGCAGCAAAGGCAGCAGGTGATGCAGCCCGAACGGCACGCTCGTATTGACGCGCAACAATCCGCTTGGCGTCGCGCCAACAGCGGCTTCGCGCTCGGCGGCGGCGATTTCGTCGAGGATGCGAACGGCGTGCTCGTAGAAGACGGTGCCTTCCGGTGTCAGCTGCAATTTTCGCGTCGAGCGGTTGATCAGCCGCACGCCGAGTCGTGCCTCCAGCCGCGCAACCAGCTTGCTCACGGCGGAGGGGGTCATCTGGAAGGCGCGGGCGGCCATGGAGAGCCCGCCGAGTTCGACGACCCGTGTGAACACCTCCATTTCGCCGGAGCGGTTGATATCGAGGCGCGACATCGTGAATTCAGTTCACAAATCTTTTTCCTGATGGATGTCTATCTCATCTATACCGACCGGTCCATATCCTTGGCATCGAACCCCGCATACGGACCTTGCCATGCCCCTTGCACTCTATGCGCTCACCGCCGGCGCCTTTGGAATCGGCGTCACCGAATTCGTCATTATGGGGCTTCTGATCGAGGTCGGCCGCGATCTCGGCGTCTCCATTCCAGCTGCCGGCCTGCTGATCTCCGGTTACGCGCTCGGTGTGGTGGTCGGTGCGCCGATCATGACCGTCGCCACGGCGCGCTGGCCGCGCAAGACGGTGCTGTTGGTGCTGATGGGTATCTTTACCATCGGTAATCTCGCTTGCGCCGTTGCACCCGATTACTGGAGCCTGATGGCTGCCCGCGTGCTGACGGCGTTTGCCCATGGCACGTTCTTCGGTGTTGGCTCCGTCGTCGCCACCACACTGGTGCCGGCTAACAAGAAAGCATCGGCCATAGCGGTGATGTTCACCGGCCTCACCGTTGCAAACATTCTCGGCGTGCCGTTCGGCACCTGGCTCGGCCAGCATTTCGGCTGGCGGGCGACATTCTATGCGGTGACGCTGGTCGGCATGCTCGCTCTCGCGATCATCGCGGCCTTCGTGCCGAAAGATAGCGAAAAGCCCGCGCCGTCGAACCTGAGGAAGGATCTTGCGGTGCTGGCGCGGCCGCAGGTGCTGATGGGGCTACTGACCACGGTCCTGAGCTGGGTTGGTGTGTTTGCCGTCTTCACTTACATTGCGCCGATCCTGACGCGGCTCGCCGGCTTTTCGGATACGGCGGTGTCACCGATCCTGCTCGTCTTTGGCGGTGGTCTGGTGATAGGCAATCTGGTCGGCGGTCGCTTTGCCGATCGCTGGTTGCTCCCAACGGTGCTCGGCAGTCTGCTCGCGCTGACCGTGGTGCTCGCGCTGATGAGTATCGCTGTCTACAATCAGATCGCCATTGTGATCTTCGTCGCTTTGCTTGGTGCTGTCGGCTTCGCCACCGTGCCGCCGCTGCAGATGTGGGTTCTGGACAAGGCGCATGGTGCCGGCCAGAGCCTGGCGTCGAGCTTCAACATCGCCGCCTTCAATCTCGGCAATGCGATCGGCGCCTGGCTTGGTGGCGCGGTGATCGATCATGGCGGGCTCGCCGCCGTGCCGTGGGTTGCCGCCCTGGTGCCGCTGGCGGCCCTCGGTGTGGCGCTCACCGCAATCCGGCTTGATCGTGCGCCGGCGTCGGTTCCGGCAGCTGCTGAGTAGGGCGATTCGGCGGGATTCGCCGAAGCCGCCAATCAAATATCCGTCTTTTTCGTCATGGCCGGGCTTGTCCCGGCCATCCACGTCTGTTTGAAGGAGTCAGGTGCCCGACGCTGCGTCGGGCGTGGCGAGAGACGAGACCCATGAGACTGCCGCGCGAGATCGGACCCATTCATTTTGTCGGTATCGGTGGCATCGGCATGAGCGGTATCGCCGAGGTGCTGTGCAATCTTGGTTATACCGTGCAGGGATCGGACGCTTCCGAGAACGCCAACGTCAATCGTCTGCGCGAAAAGGGCATCACGATTCAGGTCGGCCACAGGGCGGAGAATGTCGCCGGCGCCGACGTGCTGGTGGTTTCCACGGCCATCAAGCGCGACAATCCGGAGCTGATGGCCGCGCGCGCGCAGCGCATCCCGGTGGTTCGCCGCGCCGAGATGCTGGCCGAACTGATGCGCCTCAAGAGCTGCGTCGCCATCGCCGGTACCCACGGCAAGACCACCACGACCTCCATGGTCGCGGCGTTGCTCGATGCCGGCGAACTCGATCCCACCGTCATCAATGGCGGCATCATCAACGCCTATGGCACCAATGCACGCCTCGGCGCTGGCGAGTGGATGGTGGTCGAAGCGGACGAGAGCGATGGCACCTTCCTCAAGCTGCCCACCGATGTCGCCATCGTCACCAATGTCGATCCCGAACATCTCGATCACTTCAAGACGTTCGACAACGTACAGGATGCGTTCCGCAATTTCGTCGAGAACGTGCCGTTCTACGGTTTCGCCGTCATGTGCATCGACCATCCTGTCGTGCAGACCATTGTCGGCAAGATCGAGGATCGCCGCATCATCACTTACGGACAGAATCCGCAGGCCGATGCACGTCTCGTGGATCTCAAGCCGGCCAATGGCGGTTCGAGCTTCAAGGTCGCGTTCCGCGATCGCAAGGCCGGCACCACGCATGAAATCGACAACCTGCTGCTGCCGATGCCCGGTCGCCACAATGCGCTCAATGCGACCGCGGCGATTGCCGTCGCGCATGAGCTCGGCATTTCCGATGCGCAGATTCGCAAGGCGATCTCGTCTTTCGGCGGTGTGAAGCGCCGCTTTACCAAGACCGGCGAGTGGAACGGCGTCACGATCATCGATGACTATGGTCACCATCCCGTCGAGATCGCCGCTGTGCTGCGTGCTGCGCGGGAGAGCACGTCCGGCAAGGTGATCGCCGTGGTGCAGCCGCATCGCTATACGCGCCTGCAATCGCTGTTCGAGGAATTCTGCACCTGCTTCAACGATGCCGATACGGTGATCGTCGCCGAAGTCTATGCCGCGGGCGAAACGCCGATCCCTGGCATCGATCGCGACAACTATGTCCTGGGCCTGCGTGCCCACGGTCATCGCGAAGTCATTCCGCTCGCGGAGTCGGCGGCACTTGCCGGGCTCGTTGCCGGTGTGGCGAAAAGCGGCGACACCGTCGTCTGCCTCGGCGCCGGTAATATCACCCAATGGGCCTATGCACTGCCGGGTGAATTGAAGGCACTCGGATAAGATCGTGACCGGCTTTCCCGACATCACGCCCGATCTCAAATCCGCGATGCCTGATCTCCGCGGGCGCATGCTCGCGAATCAACCGCTGGCGCCGCTGACATGGTTTCGCGTCGGTGGGCCCGCCCAGGTGCTGTTCACCCCCGCAGACGAGGACGATCTCGCCTATTTCCTCTCGAAGCTTCCAGGCGACATCCCGGTCTACGTCGTGGGCGTCGGCTCCAACCTGATCGTGCGGGACGGCGGCATCGCAGGCGTCGTCATTCGTCTCAGCCCGCGCGGCTTCGGTCATGTCACCGCCGAAAAAGACGTCATTACTGCGGGTACTGCAGCCCTCGACAAGCGAGTGGCGGAGGCTGCCGCAGCCGCCAATATCGGTGGGCTCGAATTCTATTTCGGTATTCCCGGCTCCATCGGCGGAGCGCTGCGCATGAATGCCGGCGCCAATGGCGGTGAGACGAAGGACGTACTAGTCGAAGCCACGGGTATTGGCCGCGATGGCCGGAAGCATGTGTTCGACAATGCAGGCATGCAATTCGTCTATCGCAATTCCGGTGTCGACCCGTCGGTCATTTTCACGTCAGCCAAATTTCGTGGATCGATCACCGATCCCGCTGCGATCCGGGCGTGCATGGATGAAGTGCAACAGCATCGCGAATCCGCGCAGCCGATCCGGGAAAAGACCGGAGGATCCACTTTCAAGAATCCACCCGGCTATTCCGCATGGAAACTGGTGGATGCCGCCGGCTGCCGTGGCCTGCGCGTCGGCGGCGCGCAGGTGTCGGAAATGCACTGCAATTTCCTGATCAATACCGGCAATGCGACAGCGACGGATATCGAGCAGCTCGGCGAGACGGTGCGTGCGCGCGTGCTCGCGCAATCCGGCATCGATCTCCATTGGGAGATCAAGCGGGTCGGCATTGTGCTCTAGTTTTCAGGCTTGGGTGCCTGCGGAAGCGCCGAGGCCGGTCCGAGATCCGGCAATGTCAGCAGATGCTCGAGGGGCGTTGTCGCTACCTTGAATGCGCCTTCATAGGGGTGCTCCTGCAGCCCGATCAGGCCAAGCGCAACGATGGCGGCGCTGCCGAACACCACAAGTGCCGTCAGCATCGCGCGCGGCCGGTCCAGATGCACGAGTGCCAGACCCACCTGGGTCAGCAGGCCGAGAATCAGCACCGACACCCATTTCAGGTCGTTGGTTTGATCGGTCGCGATGCTGAGCCGCTCGCTGCGTGCGGTGCCGGCACGGATCGCAGCGCTGATCAGCGCCACCTGCACCGGCGTTCCGGATGAGCGTGCGATGCCGGGATCGCTGACCTCGCGCAATACATCATCATAGGCGGCCTCTGTGCGCGGCGATGGGGCGTTGTTGATCATCGCCGGCCATTCGTCCGTGAGCACCGAATTGACATAGACCTTGAGGGCTGTGCGGATATCGGTCATGTCCGACGCGGACGCGACGCTGAGCGCGTAGACGTTGCGGATTTCGCTGGCCTCGGCCTGCGTGGCGCGCACCGCATGACGGCCACGTTCGCCGACATCGCTGGCGAGGAAGCCGGTGAGCAGGCCGAACAGGATCGCCACCGAGGAGAAGAACGGCGCCACGATGCCGTTCGTCTTCTGGATCGACCGGCGCAGCGGCGACCGGAAGCCCAGATACACCAGCAGGAGGGCTGCTCCGTAGTAGAGCACGGCAAGTGTGGCGAAGATGCCGAAGGTGTTGAGTTCGAGCCAGGCCCTGATCATCTCGTTTTGGTCCCGTTGATCCCGTCGTGCTCTCGCGCTGTGACGTGATGCAAGGCATTATATGAACGCGGCTCCGCATGCCATTGCCTTGCTTGTATGATTAGGATGCCGTGATTCGTATGGAGACCCAATGATGACTGCCTCGATCGATCCGGCGCGGATCACCATCCTGTTCGGTGGCTTGAACAAGGAGCGGCTGGTGTCTGTCGCCTCGGCGCAGGCGCTGCATATGGCGCTGCCAGAGGCTGCGCTGTGGTTCTGGGATGCCGACGATCGGATCTACGCGACGTCGGGCGCAGCGCTGCTCGGCCACCAGCGTCCGTTCGAAAATCCTTTCAAGGCCGATGGCAAGTCGCTCGGTTCGCTGCCGCAGGCGCTCGACCTTGCCAAGGCGGAAGGTCGGGTGCTGGTGCTTGGCATGCATGGCGGCGCCGCCGAAAATGGCGAAGTGCAGGCCATGTGCGAGTTTCGTGGCGTGGCCTTCACCGGCTCCGGCTCGGCATCGTCCAACCTGGCTTTCGACAAGGTCGCGGCCAAGCGTTTCGCCGCTATTTCCGGCGTTCCGATTGCTGCCGGCATTGCACTGGCGGAGATGGAAGCGGCGCTCGATCGATATGGCAAGCTGATCGCCAAGCCTGCGCGCGACGGTTCCAGCTATGGCCTGATGTTCGTGAACGCGAAGCAGGACCTTGTCGCGGTTCGTAACGCCGCAAAGATCGAGGACTATGTCGTCGAGCCGTTTATCGCCGGCATCGAGGCTACCTGTGGTGTGCTGGAGCAGGCCGATGGTTCGGTGTTCGCTTTGCCGCCTATCGAGATCATTCCAGCCGATGGCGGTTTTGATTATGAGGCGAAGTACCTCGCCAAATCGACACAGGAAATCTGCCCCGGTCGGTTCACGCCGGAAGTTACAGCGCAGTTGCAGGATTTCGCCGTCCGCGCCCACAAGGCGATGTCCTGCACCGGCTATTCGCGCTCGGATTTCATCGTGTCGGCCGATGGCCTGATTTATCTGGAAACCAACACCTTGCCCGGGCTGACCAAGGCCTCGCTCTATCCGAAAGCGTTGAATGCGCAGGGGATCAGCTTCGTGGATTTCCTGAATGGACAGATCGAGCTCGGCTTGAGACGTTCAGCCGTAGGGCGGATGAGCGAAGCGTAATCCGCCGTTGTCAGCCACACGCCCTTGACCGGCAGATTACGCTTTCGGCTCATCCACCCTGCCGCGGCGATGAAGCTGCGACCGAACGCCGCTCGTGGCGCGGCGCCACGATTCCTTAACGCCGAGCTGCAACAGTCTCGCTAAAGTCTTCAGAATCCGGGGTAAAATGCCTCCTGATTCCTTCCCCTTTACGTTTTGTTTACCAGGACCGCCGAAGGTTAACGCTGGCGGCGCATGTTGCGCTTGGCTGCCGAGGCGTGAGCTGTGCGGGACTTCCGTAACGACGCGTATCGATGGAAATAAGTGTTTATTCAGACACTTATCCATTCCGGTCTGACCGAGACGTCATCTGCGTCATCGCCAGTGCTTTGGTCCCGCGCAAATGCGGGCGCAACCAGTGACGAGCTCGTGGAATGGATGGTGGAGGACGCCTCTCTCGGTCGGTCGGATCGCTGAGGCCCCAAGCTGACCTCAAGATGGCGGCCCGTGGGGCAGGCATCCTGCTGCGCGAACGGCTGGCGCCGCTCGAGCGTGCCATCACGGCCTTGAAGAACCGCAAGGCGCCCCCGCGCGAGCCGAGCACCAGCAAGATCGTTGTTTTCATCGAGCGCCATGTTCCGAGCCGCGTCGGCATCGCAGCGACCGTGCTGATCCTCGCCGGCAGCATCGGTTTTGGCGTGGTCAAGGGCGAGCATGTCGATGAAGTCGTCGCTGCCTTTCAGGATACCCGCAACGCTGCGGCCAATGCCGCCGGCTTCCGCATTTCCTCGGTCATTCTCAATGGCCGTAAACAGCTGACCCAGGACGAGATCCTGGCTATCGGCGGCATCAACGGCCGCTCGTCGTTGCTGTTTCTCGACGCCGCCGCCGTGCGCGAGAAGCTGAAGGCCAATCCGTGGATCGGCGACGCCAATGTGCTGAAGCTGTATCCGGATCGCCTGCAGATCGACGTCACCGAGCGCACCGCGTTCGCGCTCTGGCAGGAAGACGGCAAGCTCGCCGTCATCGCCGACGATGGTGCCATTCTCGAGAATTACGTGCCGAGCCGCTTCGTCAAACTGCCGCTGGTGGTGGGCAAGGGCGCCGATATTCAGGCGAAGGATTTTCTCGCTTTGCTCGATCGCTATCCCCAGGTCCGCGCCGTGACCAAGGCCGCGATCCTCGTCGGCGAACGGCGCTGGAATCTCCGCCTCAATGACAATCTCGACGTCCGCCTGCCCGAGAACGATGTCGGCAACGCGCTGGCCATGCTCAGCAAGCTCGATCGCGAAGAGCGCCTCTTCTCGCGCGACATCGTGGCCATCGACATGCGTTTGCCGGATCGCCTGACCGTGCGTCTGTCCGAGGAGGCCGCAAAGGCTCGCGAAGATCAGTTCAAGGCGCAAGACAAAGCCAAGAAGAAAGCGGGCGCAGCATGAGTGGGCTGGATCGCAACCAGGCACCGAAGACGCGCCAGATGGCGGCCAACCGCACTGCGCTCGTGGCGTCGCTTGATGTCGGCACCAGCAAGATCGCGTGCATGATCGCGCGTCTGCGGCCCTGCGCGCCAAACGAGGCGTTGCGCGGCCGGACTCATGCGGTCGAGCTCATCGGTTACAGCCAGATCCAGTCGCGCGGCGTAAAGTCCGGCGCCGTCGTCGATATGGGTGAAGCCGAGCAGTCGGTACGTCAGGCCGTCGGCCTCGCCGAGCGCATGGCCAAGGTTCGCGTCGAATCCGTTTTGCTGTCGGTCTCCGCAGGCCGCTTGCAGGGCCAGCTCATCGAAGCTACGGCCGATATCAAGGGTGGCGCGGTCAGCGCATCCGATATGGCACGCGTGACCTCGACAGGCATGCGTCATGCGACACCTCCGGGCCGCACGGTGCTGCATGCGCTGCCGGTGAGCTATTCGCTCGATGGCGTGAAGGGCATCCGCGACCCCAAGGGGATGGTCGCGTCTCAATTCGGTGTCGACATGAATGTCATCACTGCCGACGCGACGGTCGCACGCAATCTGATGCTCGTGGTCGAGCGTTGCCACCTCAATGTCGAGGCGATGGCGGCTGCGCCCTATGTCGCAGGCCTTTCTGTGCTCACCGACGACGAGACCGATCTCGGCGCCGCCGTTGTCGAGATGGGGGCGGGGACCACGACGATCGCGACCTATTCCGGTGGACGCATCGTGCATGCGTCCGGATTTGCGGTCGGCGGGCAACATATCACCATGGATCTCGCACGTGGCCTCGGTTGTTGCATCGCGGATGCCGAGCGAATCAAAACGTTATATGGCACGGTGCTGACGGGTGGCTCCGATGCGCGCGAGATGATGAACGTGCCGACGGCAGGCGATAACGACCGCGATTATCCGCAGGCCGTGTCGCGCGCCACGATTGCAAACATCGTACGCCAGCGTGCCGAGGAGATTTTCGAGATGATCCGGGATCGGCTTGCCGACTCGCCTTTTGCAGCAGAACCGCGCGCACGTGTGGTGCTGTCGGGCGGCGCGTCGCAGCTCACCGGTCTTGCCGAACTCGGTTCGCAGATTCTCGGCCGCTCGGTGCGCGTCGCGCGCCCGCTCGGTTTCGGCCGTCTGCCCAATGAGGCGAAGAGCGCATCCTTCGCCGTTCCATCGGGTCTTCTGGTCTATCCGCAATTCGCTCACCTCGAACATGTCGAGCCGCGCTTCACGCGGCAGCTCAAGACAGGCACCGACGGCGGCGGATACTTCGGAAAGGTCGGTCGATGGCTACGCGAGGGCTTCTGATGAGATTTTTCCAGACACTGCACATTCCGTCACCGACGCCATCGGCTTTCAGCCGCCGGCACGACCACACAATTCGCGCGTAATACGAGAGGCAACCTCATGACCATCAATCTCAACGTTCCTGATATCAGCGAGCTGAAGCCTCGGATCACCGTGTTTGGTGTCGGTGGCGCGGGCGGCAATGCCGTCAACAACATGATCACCGCCGGTCTGCAGGGTGTCGACTTCGTCGTCGCCAACACCGACGCGCAGGCGCTAACGATGTCGAAGGCGCAGCGCATCGTGCAGATGGGCACGCAGGTCACCCAGGGGCTCGGCGCCGGTTCGCAGCCGGATGTCGGCGCGGCCGCCGCTCAGGAAGTCATCGACGAAATCCGCGATCACCTCACCGGCGCCAACATGGTGTTCGTCACCGCCGGCATGGGCGGCGGCACAGGCACCGGCGCCGCACCGGTCATTGCCAAGACCGCACGCGACATGGGCATCCTCACCGTCGGTGTGATCACCAAGCCGTTCCACTTCGAAGGCCAGCGCCGCATGCGCACCGCCGAGGCCGGCATTGCCGAGCTGCACAAGGTGGTCGACACGCTGCTGATCATTCCGAATCAGAACCTGTTCCGGGTCGCCAACGAAAAGACCACGTTCGCCGACGCCTTCGCGATGGCCGATCAGGTGCTCTATTCGGGCGTCGCCTGCATCACCGATCTGATGGTGAAGGAAGGCCTGATCAATCTCGACTTCGCCGACGTTCGCGCCGTCATGAAGGAGATGGGCAAGGCGATGATGGGCACCGGCGAAGCCACCGGTGAGAAGCGCGCGCTGACCGCCGCCGAAGCTGCCATCGCCAATCCGCTGATCGACGATTCCTCGATGAAGGGCGCGAAGGGCCTGCTGATCTCGATCACCGGCGGCAAGGATCTGACCCTGTTCGAAGTCGACGAAGCCGCCACCCGCATTCGCGAGGAAGTGGATTCGGACGCCAACATTATCGTCGGCGCCACCTTCGACGAAGGTCTCGACGGCGTCATCCGCGTGTCGGTGGTCGCCACTGGCATCGAGCAGGCGCAGCTCGCCCGTACGGCGCCAGGCCCGGTCGGTGCCCCGGTCGCAGCCGTGGCCGGCCAGGCCGTTCCGGACACCCGTCTCGCTGACCTGACCGCCCGTCTGCGCGCCGACAACCAGCGCCTCGCTGCAGCTACGGCGGCCAAGGCGGGCGCTCCGGTCCCCGCCGCTGCGCCCGCTCCGCGCGCACCGTCCAGCAATCACGAGCGCGCCGCTCTCGCCGCCATCGCTGCCGCTGTTGCGCCGGAGGCCGCTGCTCCGGCAGCGCCGCAGCAGTATGGTGACGTGACGGTTCGCCCGATCGCCCAGAAGCCGTCGCTGTTCCCGGAAACGCCGCGCCAGGAAACCCCAATGGAAGCGCCGATCCCCGAACAGTTCATCCCGCCATCGGCTGAGCGTGCGCCGGTTCGCGCCCCGCGTATGCCGAAGTTCGAGGAACTGCCGATGCCGGCGCAGGCCGAGATTCGCCAGGCCCGCGGCGATGCGGAGGACGAGCCTCAGAAGCAGCGTCTGTCGCTGCTGCAGCGCCTCGCCAATGTCGGCCTCGGCCGTCGCGACGAGGAAGCGGAAGCGCCAGTGTCCGGTCGCCCGCAGGCCCCGGTTATGGCCCCGATGCCGCCGCTGCCCGAGCGCAAGCCGCAGCGCAACGTGGCCCAGCAGATGGCCAATGAACCGCCGGTGTCTGAATATGCGCGCCGTCCGGCTCCGCAGGGCCTCGACGTACATGGCCGCCCGGCCCCTGTTGCCCCTGCGCCACAGGGCGACGATCATCTCGATATCCCGGCCTTCCTGCGCCGTCAGTCGAACTGATCGACTGTAACAATCGTCACAAGCATGAAGCCCCGGTCATCTGACCGGGGCTTTTTCGTGAGCGTGGTGCAAAATGCGTCATTGTTTGTTAATTCATTGATAGTACTTCGTTAATTGATATGTGCCGACGCGGCTTCGCCGCCTGGGAGTGCGCCAGCCGTCAGAAACCTTGGTTAACAATCGGCCGGAATGCGGCAGAGGTTGGGTAACAATCGGTTAGAAAGCGTGAGTTGGCGCACTTTGTGGCAACGGTTAATGTAACTGCGACTCGGGGGCTCGGAAGGCCGCAAGGTTCGCCTTGATAGGTTCGACTGAGTGAGTCCCTCTCATGACGAGAGGTCTACTTGGGTGGGTAGCTTATGACTTTCAGCCGACAGACCACGCTTGGAGCGCAAGCCACCGTGACCGGTGTCGGCGTCCATTCCGGAAAGCCTGTCAGCCTGACACTCGGGCCCGCTCCTGTCGATGCCGGCTATATCTTCGTCCGCACCGGGCTCGAAGGCCCGGATCGCGAAGTCCAGGCCACGACCAAATCCGTCATCGCCACCGAATTTGCCACTGTGCTCGGCGATCGTGAAGGCCCGATCGTTTCCACCGCCGAACACGTCCTTGCCGCG
Coding sequences within:
- the ftsZ gene encoding cell division protein FtsZ, with translation MTINLNVPDISELKPRITVFGVGGAGGNAVNNMITAGLQGVDFVVANTDAQALTMSKAQRIVQMGTQVTQGLGAGSQPDVGAAAAQEVIDEIRDHLTGANMVFVTAGMGGGTGTGAAPVIAKTARDMGILTVGVITKPFHFEGQRRMRTAEAGIAELHKVVDTLLIIPNQNLFRVANEKTTFADAFAMADQVLYSGVACITDLMVKEGLINLDFADVRAVMKEMGKAMMGTGEATGEKRALTAAEAAIANPLIDDSSMKGAKGLLISITGGKDLTLFEVDEAATRIREEVDSDANIIVGATFDEGLDGVIRVSVVATGIEQAQLARTAPGPVGAPVAAVAGQAVPDTRLADLTARLRADNQRLAAATAAKAGAPVPAAAPAPRAPSSNHERAALAAIAAAVAPEAAAPAAPQQYGDVTVRPIAQKPSLFPETPRQETPMEAPIPEQFIPPSAERAPVRAPRMPKFEELPMPAQAEIRQARGDAEDEPQKQRLSLLQRLANVGLGRRDEEAEAPVSGRPQAPVMAPMPPLPERKPQRNVAQQMANEPPVSEYARRPAPQGLDVHGRPAPVAPAPQGDDHLDIPAFLRRQSN